A genome region from Streptomyces antimycoticus includes the following:
- a CDS encoding 3-hydroxyacyl-ACP dehydratase FabZ family protein — protein sequence MQRVDSAQTTEPTATRTMGFTELKSWLRHRHPMVYLDRILDYEPGVRLRSSLSVSGTMDVIAGHFPERAVFPASHLTQAFAQSGIILYQLSTSRLTDDEITVIGSVKARFTRVVVPGDRVIFDVRSDRIRGNTFSFSCRATVDDHVVAAFKGTLVRSKIADLGEQLW from the coding sequence GTGCAGAGGGTTGATTCCGCCCAGACGACAGAGCCGACGGCGACGCGGACCATGGGCTTCACGGAGCTCAAGAGCTGGCTTCGCCACCGCCACCCGATGGTGTATCTGGACCGGATCCTCGACTACGAGCCCGGGGTCCGGCTCCGGAGCAGCCTGTCGGTCTCCGGGACCATGGACGTGATCGCGGGACACTTCCCGGAGCGGGCCGTCTTCCCCGCCAGCCATCTGACCCAGGCGTTCGCCCAGTCGGGCATCATCCTCTACCAGCTCAGCACCTCCCGCCTCACCGACGACGAGATCACCGTCATCGGCTCGGTGAAGGCGCGCTTCACCCGCGTCGTGGTCCCGGGCGACCGCGTGATCTTCGATGTGCGGAGTGACCGCATCAGGGGCAACACCTTCAGCTTCTCCTGCAGGGCGACCGTGGACGACCACGTCGTCGCGGCGTTCAAGGGCACGCTGGTGCGGTCCAAGATCGCGGACTTGGGCGAGCAGTTGTGGTGA
- a CDS encoding acyl-CoA thioesterase — MTAVEPVPREWAEVRRRVEHVDTDASGVVHFSRYSSWLETAVLENLDRLGAGLDALARANLELAVVELRMVYHAPARFLDHVRVRARVERVGPARVQVSGEISRENPDDVPRCASGSLLLGAVDRSTGAPSLLPENVRTTLKECTARAEG; from the coding sequence GTGACCGCCGTAGAACCCGTACCGCGGGAATGGGCGGAGGTCCGTCGACGCGTGGAGCACGTCGACACCGACGCGTCCGGTGTCGTGCACTTCTCCCGATACTCCTCCTGGCTCGAAACCGCCGTCCTGGAGAATCTGGATCGCCTCGGCGCCGGGCTCGACGCCCTGGCTCGCGCGAACCTCGAATTGGCCGTCGTGGAACTGCGCATGGTCTACCACGCACCGGCCCGCTTCCTGGACCACGTCCGCGTCAGAGCCCGTGTCGAACGAGTCGGGCCCGCGCGCGTCCAGGTCTCCGGGGAGATCTCGCGGGAGAACCCCGACGACGTGCCGCGGTGCGCGTCCGGGAGCCTGCTGCTCGGCGCGGTGGACCGCTCGACCGGAGCACCCTCCCTGCTCCCCGAAAACGTCAGAACCACACTGAAGGAGTGCACTGCCCGTGCAGAGGGTTGA